In a single window of the Xylanimonas protaetiae genome:
- a CDS encoding DUF3117 domain-containing protein: MAAMKPRTGDGPLEVTKEGRGIVMRVPLEGGGRLVVELNATEASELGEALKAVVA, translated from the coding sequence ATGGCTGCGATGAAGCCGCGCACGGGTGACGGCCCCCTGGAGGTCACCAAGGAGGGACGCGGCATCGTCATGCGGGTCCCGCTCGAAGGCGGTGGCCGTCTGGTCGTCGAGCTCAACGCCACGGAGGCGAGCGAGCTGGGAGAGGCGCTGAAGGCCGTCGTCGCCTGA
- the folP gene encoding dihydropteroate synthase has translation MSAPDPVVPPGGAPLVLRGRELGRDADGSRRGVVMAILNRTTDSFYAPARKPDDAAALDAAHRAWEEGAEILDVGGVRAGVGPVVDDAEEIRRVVPFVARVRAELPDLVLSVDTWRASVAREAIAAGADLVNDTWAGADPHLVEVAGEAGVGVVCSHTGGATPRTDPHRVAYPAPDQGDPRDGVLLDVVATLRAAAARAVACGVPAASVLVDPTHDFGKNTWHSLHLLRRTPALAGLGHPLLMALSRKDFVGETLGLPPDERLEGTLAATALAAWLGARVFRAHDVAATRRVLDLVAVVRDEAVPAQVLRGLA, from the coding sequence GTGAGCGCGCCCGACCCGGTGGTGCCCCCGGGCGGGGCCCCGCTGGTGCTGCGCGGCCGCGAGCTGGGCCGCGACGCCGACGGCTCGCGCCGCGGCGTCGTCATGGCCATCCTCAACCGCACGACCGACTCGTTCTACGCCCCGGCCCGCAAGCCCGACGACGCCGCCGCGCTCGACGCCGCCCACCGCGCGTGGGAGGAGGGCGCCGAGATCCTCGACGTCGGCGGGGTCCGCGCGGGCGTCGGGCCCGTGGTCGACGACGCCGAGGAGATCCGCCGGGTCGTGCCGTTCGTGGCGCGCGTGCGGGCCGAGCTGCCCGACCTCGTCCTGTCCGTGGACACGTGGCGGGCGAGCGTCGCGCGCGAGGCGATCGCCGCGGGCGCCGACCTCGTCAACGACACGTGGGCCGGCGCCGACCCGCACCTCGTCGAGGTCGCGGGGGAGGCCGGCGTCGGCGTCGTCTGCTCCCACACGGGCGGCGCGACGCCGCGCACCGACCCGCACCGCGTCGCCTACCCCGCCCCCGACCAGGGCGACCCGCGCGACGGCGTCCTGCTCGACGTCGTCGCGACCCTGCGGGCGGCCGCCGCGCGGGCCGTCGCGTGCGGCGTGCCGGCCGCCAGCGTGCTCGTGGACCCCACGCACGACTTCGGGAAGAACACCTGGCACTCGCTCCACCTGCTGCGCCGCACCCCGGCGCTCGCGGGGCTCGGCCACCCGCTCCTCATGGCGCTGTCGCGCAAGGACTTCGTGGGCGAGACGCTCGGGCTGCCGCCCGACGAGCGGCTCGAGGGGACGCTCGCGGCCACCGCGCTCGCGGCCTGGCTGGGCGCGCGGGTGTTCCGCGCGCACGACGTCGCCGCCACGCGCCGTGTGCTCGACCTCGTCGCCGTGGTGCGCGACGAGGCGGTCCCGGCGCAGGTCCTGCGCGGTCTCGCCTGA
- the dapD gene encoding 2,3,4,5-tetrahydropyridine-2,6-dicarboxylate N-succinyltransferase, whose translation MTRAAWGHGLATVTLPEILGTDAAATLDTWYPAPALGEPAEGAAPASLAALVGRDEARGVETVLVRTVVDLDAPIADTADAYLRLHLLSHRLVAPNTVNLDGIFGALANVVWTDAGPCAVDGFEETRARLRAANRRPVTVLGVDKFPRMVDYVLPAGVRIADADRVRLGAHLASGTTVMHEGFVNFNAGTLGVSMVEGRISQGVVVHDGADIGGGASIMGTLSGGGKERVVIGERALLGANAGAGIALGADSVIEAGLYVTAGTKVTVLGEAAEDGSPRVVKARELSGVPNLLFRRNSSTGGIEVLARRGVGIELNAALHAQ comes from the coding sequence ATGACCCGCGCCGCCTGGGGCCATGGCCTCGCCACCGTCACCCTCCCCGAGATCCTCGGCACCGATGCCGCCGCCACGCTCGACACCTGGTACCCGGCGCCCGCGCTCGGCGAGCCCGCCGAGGGCGCCGCGCCCGCGTCGCTCGCCGCGCTCGTGGGCCGCGACGAGGCCCGCGGCGTCGAGACGGTGCTGGTCCGCACCGTCGTCGACCTCGACGCGCCGATCGCCGACACCGCCGACGCCTACCTGCGCCTGCACCTGCTCTCGCACCGCCTCGTCGCACCGAACACGGTCAACCTCGACGGCATCTTCGGCGCGCTCGCCAACGTCGTGTGGACCGACGCCGGCCCCTGCGCCGTCGACGGGTTCGAGGAGACGCGCGCCCGCCTGCGCGCGGCGAACCGCCGCCCCGTCACGGTGCTCGGCGTCGACAAGTTCCCGCGCATGGTCGACTACGTGCTCCCCGCGGGCGTCCGCATCGCCGACGCCGACCGCGTGCGCCTGGGCGCCCACCTCGCCTCCGGCACCACCGTGATGCACGAGGGCTTCGTGAACTTCAACGCCGGCACGCTCGGCGTCTCCATGGTCGAGGGCCGCATCTCGCAGGGCGTCGTCGTGCACGACGGCGCCGACATCGGTGGCGGCGCGTCGATCATGGGCACCCTGTCGGGCGGCGGCAAGGAGCGCGTCGTCATCGGCGAGCGCGCCCTGCTGGGCGCCAACGCGGGCGCGGGCATCGCGCTCGGCGCGGACTCCGTCATCGAGGCCGGCCTGTACGTCACCGCCGGCACCAAGGTGACCGTCCTGGGCGAGGCCGCCGAGGACGGGTCGCCCCGCGTGGTCAAGGCGCGCGAGCTGTCCGGCGTCCCGAACCTGCTGTTCCGCCGCAACTCGTCCACCGGCGGCATCGAGGTGCTCGCCCGCCGCGGCGTCGGCATCGAGCTCAACGCCGCGCTGCACGCCCAGTGA
- the trpS gene encoding tryptophan--tRNA ligase translates to MSAPLATGSVAPAATGHRPRILSGMQPTDGSLHLGNYIGALRQWVALQDDFDALYFVADLHSLTVNPDPAALRERTRRTAAQYLAAGVDPSRSILFVQSHVPEHAQLGWLLQCQTGFGEASRMTQFKDKSSKQGSEGTTVGLFAYPMLMAADILLYDSALVPVGEDQRQHLELTRDLAERVNTRFGAGTVVVPDAHIVKAGAKIQDLQNPSAKMSKSSSGGKGVVWLLEDPKKAAKAVKGAVTDADETYAVRFDPAAKPGISNLLTIFSAVTGREIDDIAAEYDGRGYGYLKVDLADAVVAWLAPFQERASTYLADPAELDKVLADGADRARAIAAPVLDRVYERFGLLPVARG, encoded by the coding sequence ATGTCCGCCCCCCTCGCCACCGGCAGCGTCGCCCCCGCGGCGACCGGTCACCGCCCCCGCATCCTGTCCGGCATGCAGCCCACCGACGGCTCGCTCCACCTGGGCAACTACATCGGGGCGCTGCGGCAGTGGGTGGCTCTCCAGGACGACTTCGACGCCCTGTACTTCGTGGCCGACCTGCACTCGCTCACGGTCAACCCCGACCCGGCCGCCCTGCGGGAGCGGACGCGGCGTACCGCGGCCCAGTACCTCGCCGCGGGCGTCGACCCGTCGCGGTCGATCCTCTTCGTGCAGTCGCACGTGCCCGAGCACGCGCAGCTCGGCTGGCTCCTGCAGTGCCAGACCGGCTTCGGCGAGGCCAGCCGCATGACGCAGTTCAAGGACAAGTCGAGCAAGCAGGGCTCCGAGGGCACCACGGTGGGCCTCTTCGCCTACCCCATGCTCATGGCGGCCGACATCCTGCTGTACGACTCGGCCCTCGTGCCCGTCGGCGAGGACCAGCGCCAGCACCTCGAGCTGACCCGCGACCTCGCGGAGCGCGTCAACACGCGCTTCGGCGCGGGCACCGTCGTCGTCCCCGACGCCCACATCGTCAAGGCGGGGGCGAAGATCCAGGACCTGCAGAACCCGTCCGCCAAGATGAGCAAGTCGTCGTCCGGCGGCAAGGGCGTCGTGTGGCTGCTGGAGGACCCGAAGAAGGCCGCCAAGGCCGTCAAGGGCGCCGTCACGGACGCCGACGAGACGTACGCCGTCCGGTTCGACCCGGCCGCGAAGCCCGGCATCTCGAACCTGCTGACCATCTTCTCCGCCGTGACCGGCCGCGAGATCGACGACATCGCCGCGGAGTACGACGGCCGCGGCTACGGCTACCTCAAGGTGGACCTCGCCGACGCGGTCGTCGCGTGGCTGGCCCCGTTCCAGGAGCGCGCCTCGACGTACCTCGCCGACCCCGCAGAGCTCGACAAGGTGCTCGCCGACGGCGCCGACCGTGCCCGTGCGATCGCCGCGCCCGTGCTCGACCGCGTCTACGAGCGCTTCGGCCTGCTCCCCGTGGCGCGCGGCTGA
- the sigE gene encoding RNA polymerase sigma factor SigE, with protein sequence MSSLPTVDVTAPAPARGAEAWTPPTWDAIVREHSARVYRLAYRLTGNRQDAEDLTQETFLRVFRSLSGYTPGTFEGWLHRITTNLFLDSVRRAKRVRMDAMGDDAAHVVDDDALGRPERGFEHAHLDNDVQAALDALRPEFRAAVVLCDIEGLSYEEIAVTLGVKLGTVRSRIHRARAQLRSALAHRESDR encoded by the coding sequence ATGAGCAGCCTGCCGACCGTCGACGTGACCGCCCCCGCACCGGCGCGCGGCGCCGAGGCGTGGACGCCGCCGACGTGGGACGCGATCGTGCGCGAGCACTCCGCCCGCGTGTACCGGCTCGCCTACCGGCTCACCGGCAACCGCCAGGACGCCGAGGACCTCACGCAGGAGACGTTCCTGCGCGTGTTCCGCTCGCTGTCGGGCTACACGCCCGGCACGTTCGAGGGCTGGCTGCACCGCATCACCACCAACCTGTTCCTCGACTCCGTGCGCCGCGCCAAGCGCGTCCGCATGGACGCCATGGGCGACGACGCCGCCCACGTCGTCGACGACGACGCGCTCGGGCGCCCGGAGCGCGGGTTCGAGCACGCCCACCTCGACAACGACGTGCAGGCCGCCCTCGACGCGTTGCGCCCTGAGTTCCGCGCCGCCGTCGTGCTGTGCGACATCGAGGGCCTGTCCTACGAGGAGATCGCCGTGACCCTGGGGGTCAAGCTCGGCACCGTGCGCTCACGCATCCACCGTGCCCGCGCCCAGCTGCGCTCCGCCCTCGCCCACCGCGAGTCCGACCGGTGA
- a CDS encoding succinate dehydrogenase iron-sulfur subunit: MTAVAEAPAKVGEVASFTVTIKIRRFNPEVSAEATWEEYQVEAHATDRILDALHKIKWEQDGSLTFRRSCAHGVCGSDAMRINGRNRLACKTLLKDVNPDKPITVEPIKGLPVVKDLVVDMEPFFASYREVMPFLITSGNEPTRERLQSAADHARFDDTTKCILCAACTSSCPVFWTDGQYFGPAAIVNAHRFIFDSRDEGGQQRLDILNDKEGVWRCRTTFNCTEACPRGIQVTKAIQEVKQAMIRRAF, from the coding sequence ATGACTGCCGTCGCAGAAGCACCCGCGAAGGTGGGCGAGGTCGCCTCCTTCACCGTCACGATCAAGATCCGGCGCTTCAACCCCGAGGTCTCCGCGGAGGCCACGTGGGAGGAGTACCAGGTCGAGGCGCACGCCACCGACCGCATCCTCGACGCCCTGCACAAGATCAAGTGGGAGCAGGACGGCTCGCTGACGTTCCGCCGCTCGTGCGCGCACGGCGTCTGCGGCTCGGACGCCATGCGCATCAACGGCCGCAACCGCCTCGCGTGCAAGACGCTGCTCAAGGACGTCAACCCCGACAAGCCCATCACGGTCGAGCCCATCAAGGGCCTGCCCGTGGTCAAGGACCTCGTCGTGGACATGGAGCCGTTCTTCGCCTCGTACCGCGAGGTCATGCCGTTCCTCATCACCTCGGGCAACGAGCCGACGCGCGAGCGCCTGCAGTCCGCGGCCGACCACGCCAGGTTCGACGACACCACCAAGTGCATCCTGTGCGCCGCGTGCACGTCGTCGTGCCCGGTGTTCTGGACGGACGGGCAGTACTTCGGCCCGGCCGCGATCGTCAACGCGCACCGGTTCATCTTCGACAGCCGTGACGAGGGCGGCCAGCAGCGCCTGGACATCCTCAACGACAAGGAGGGCGTGTGGCGCTGCCGCACCACCTTCAACTGCACCGAGGCGTGCCCGCGCGGCATCCAGGTGACGAAGGCGATCCAGGAGGTCAAGCAGGCGATGATCCGCCGCGCCTTCTGA
- a CDS encoding TIGR00730 family Rossman fold protein, whose product MSERVTDDGVAQRGAGYRKGPVLLRGTQIPDQTTDQRLLAGPQDTDWLHNDPWRVMRIQSEFVEGFGALAEVGPAVSVFGSARTPRDHPDYAAAVQVGRDLVDAGYAVITGGGPGIMEAANKGAHEAGGLSVGLGIELPFEQGMNEYVNLGVNFRYFFARKTMFVKYAQGFIVMPGGFGTFDELFEALTLVQTHKVTGFPVALVGVDFWQGLLDWLHGPVLDRGMVSAADPDLLHLTDDPTEAVKYVLERGAELAAVERAAQAASADAPTEG is encoded by the coding sequence ATGAGCGAGCGAGTCACCGACGACGGCGTCGCGCAGCGCGGGGCGGGCTACCGCAAGGGGCCCGTGCTGCTGCGCGGCACGCAGATCCCCGACCAGACCACCGACCAGCGCCTCCTGGCCGGGCCCCAGGACACCGACTGGCTGCACAACGACCCGTGGCGGGTCATGCGCATCCAGTCGGAGTTCGTCGAGGGCTTCGGCGCGCTCGCCGAGGTCGGCCCCGCCGTCTCCGTCTTCGGGTCGGCGCGCACCCCGCGCGACCACCCGGACTACGCCGCGGCCGTCCAGGTGGGCCGCGACCTGGTCGACGCCGGTTACGCCGTCATCACGGGCGGCGGCCCGGGCATCATGGAGGCCGCGAACAAGGGCGCGCACGAAGCCGGCGGCCTGTCCGTCGGGCTCGGCATCGAGCTGCCCTTCGAGCAGGGCATGAACGAGTACGTCAACCTCGGCGTCAACTTCCGGTACTTCTTCGCCCGCAAGACGATGTTCGTCAAGTACGCGCAGGGGTTCATCGTCATGCCGGGCGGCTTCGGCACGTTCGACGAGCTCTTCGAGGCCCTGACCCTCGTCCAGACGCACAAGGTCACCGGGTTCCCGGTCGCGCTGGTCGGCGTCGACTTCTGGCAGGGGCTGCTCGACTGGCTGCACGGGCCGGTGCTGGACCGCGGCATGGTCTCCGCCGCGGACCCCGACCTGCTGCACCTCACGGACGACCCCACCGAGGCGGTCAAGTACGTCCTCGAGCGCGGCGCCGAGCTCGCCGCGGTCGAGCGGGCGGCCCAGGCCGCGTCCGCGGACGCGCCGACCGAGGGGTGA
- a CDS encoding 2'-5' RNA ligase family protein, whose product MHIPERGPAQARIGISIAVPEPWATVLQEAREDFGDPRAATIPPHITLIGPTVVDEAIMPVVWKHLEKVASETPVFRLHLRGSGTFRPVSPVVFVNVVEGIAECEQLELATRSGILAQDVRFNYHPHVTVAHELSDDALDRAFTQMAGFDAAFDVTALWQYEHGDDGVWRPQRRFPLRGA is encoded by the coding sequence GTGCACATCCCCGAGCGGGGCCCCGCGCAGGCGCGGATCGGGATCTCGATCGCCGTGCCCGAGCCGTGGGCGACCGTCCTGCAGGAGGCGCGCGAGGACTTCGGCGACCCCCGCGCCGCGACGATCCCGCCGCACATCACGCTCATCGGCCCGACCGTCGTCGACGAGGCGATCATGCCGGTCGTGTGGAAGCACCTCGAGAAGGTCGCGAGCGAGACGCCGGTGTTCCGCCTGCACCTGCGCGGGTCGGGGACGTTCCGGCCCGTGTCGCCCGTGGTGTTCGTCAACGTCGTCGAGGGCATCGCCGAGTGCGAGCAGCTCGAGCTCGCGACGCGCTCGGGCATCCTCGCGCAGGACGTGCGCTTCAACTACCACCCGCACGTCACGGTGGCCCACGAGCTGTCGGACGACGCCCTCGACCGTGCGTTCACCCAGATGGCCGGGTTCGACGCCGCGTTCGACGTCACGGCCCTGTGGCAGTACGAGCACGGCGACGACGGCGTGTGGCGGCCGCAGCGCCGCTTCCCCCTGCGAGGCGCCTGA
- the dapE gene encoding succinyl-diaminopimelate desuccinylase encodes MLALAEAARPGGPGADLVALLAAVCDVESVSGDEKALADAVEALLTAQPHLEVLRDGDCVVARTHLGRERRVVFAGHLDTVPLADPPNLPTRLAETDSGGELWGRGTVDMKAGIAVMLALAVDLGRPGAEPTSDLTFVFYDQEEVEAVRNGLGRLARHRPDLLEGDFAVVGEPSDAGIEGGCNGTIRVEVSTRGVAAHSARAWTGVNAIHLAAPILDRLAAYEPREVEVDGLVYRESLGAVGIRGGVAGNVVPDACVVTVNYRFAPSLSTAGAENHLRDLFDGFDVRVTDAAGGARPGLDAPLAVAFADAVLAVTGGTPRPKYGWTDVARFADLGIPAVNFAPGDPVLAHKDDERVPVAQLALCRDALRAWLLA; translated from the coding sequence CTGCTCGCGCTCGCGGAGGCGGCCCGCCCGGGAGGCCCCGGAGCAGACCTCGTCGCGCTGCTCGCCGCGGTGTGCGACGTCGAGTCGGTCTCGGGAGACGAGAAGGCGCTCGCCGACGCCGTCGAGGCGCTCCTGACGGCGCAGCCGCACCTGGAGGTGCTGCGCGACGGCGACTGCGTCGTGGCCCGCACGCACCTGGGGCGCGAGCGCCGCGTCGTCTTCGCCGGCCACCTCGACACCGTCCCGCTCGCGGACCCGCCGAACCTGCCCACCCGGCTTGCCGAGACGGACTCGGGCGGCGAGCTGTGGGGCCGCGGCACGGTCGACATGAAGGCCGGCATCGCCGTCATGCTCGCGCTCGCGGTCGACCTGGGCCGCCCGGGCGCGGAGCCCACGAGCGACCTGACGTTCGTCTTCTACGACCAGGAAGAGGTCGAGGCCGTGCGCAACGGCCTGGGCCGCCTGGCCCGCCACCGCCCGGACCTGCTCGAGGGCGACTTCGCCGTCGTCGGCGAGCCGTCCGACGCCGGCATCGAGGGCGGCTGCAACGGCACCATCCGGGTCGAGGTGAGCACGCGCGGGGTGGCCGCGCACTCGGCCCGCGCCTGGACGGGCGTCAACGCGATCCACCTCGCCGCCCCGATCCTCGACCGCCTCGCCGCCTACGAGCCGCGCGAGGTCGAGGTGGACGGGCTCGTGTACCGCGAGTCGCTCGGCGCCGTCGGCATCCGCGGGGGCGTCGCGGGCAACGTGGTCCCCGACGCGTGCGTCGTCACGGTGAACTACCGCTTCGCTCCGTCGCTGTCGACCGCCGGGGCCGAGAACCACCTGCGCGACCTGTTCGACGGCTTCGACGTGCGCGTCACCGACGCGGCCGGCGGGGCGCGCCCCGGCCTGGACGCCCCGCTCGCCGTCGCGTTCGCCGACGCCGTCCTGGCCGTCACGGGCGGCACCCCGCGGCCCAAGTACGGCTGGACCGACGTCGCGCGCTTCGCCGACCTCGGGATCCCCGCGGTGAACTTCGCCCCGGGCGACCCGGTCCTCGCCCACAAGGACGACGAGCGCGTCCCCGTCGCGCAGCTGGCGCTGTGCCGGGACGCCCTCCGCGCCTGGCTGCTGGCCTGA
- the sdhA gene encoding succinate dehydrogenase flavoprotein subunit, producing the protein MQTHQYDVVIVGAGGAGMRAALEASKDARTAVISKLYPTRSHTGAAQGGMAAALANVEDDNWEWHTFDTVKGGDYLVDQDAAEILAKEAIDAVLDLEKMGLPFNRTPEGRVDQRRFGGHTRNHGEAAVRRACYAADRTGHMILQTLYQNCVKQNVEFYNEFYVLDLLTDHDLTTEELADGAEVNATGVVAYDLASGEIHVFQAKAIIFATGGAGKIFKTTSNAHTLTGDGMALAYRRGLPLEDMEFFQFHPTGLAGLGILLSEAARGEGGILRNADGERFMERYAPTIKDLAPRDIVARSMANEVREGRGAGPNKDYVLLDLTHLEPAHIDAKLPDITEFARTYLGVEPYTEPVPVYPTAHYAMGGVPTNVQGEVLRDGHNVVRGLYAAGEVACVSVHGSNRLGTNSLLDINVFGKRSGRAAAAYAKTVEAHLPLPEDPAAAVVAQLEDMRSRPDGERVADLRRTLQETMDANAQVFRTGESLGEAIAVIKDLQKRYRNVSVQDKGKLFNTDLLEAIELGFLLDIAEVTVLAALNRKESRGGHYREDYPDRDDVNYMLHTMAYRRPPSASDVADGHVEGYFDHVENLDGYKVVLGSKPVIQTRYEPMERKY; encoded by the coding sequence ATGCAGACACACCAGTACGACGTCGTCATCGTCGGCGCGGGTGGCGCCGGGATGCGTGCGGCGCTCGAGGCCTCGAAGGACGCCCGCACCGCCGTCATCTCCAAGCTGTACCCGACCCGCTCCCACACGGGTGCCGCCCAGGGCGGCATGGCCGCCGCGCTCGCCAACGTCGAGGACGACAACTGGGAGTGGCACACCTTCGACACCGTCAAGGGCGGTGACTACCTGGTCGACCAGGACGCCGCCGAGATCCTGGCGAAGGAGGCCATCGACGCCGTCCTCGACCTGGAGAAGATGGGCCTGCCGTTCAACCGCACGCCCGAGGGCCGCGTCGACCAGCGCCGGTTCGGCGGCCACACCCGCAACCACGGCGAGGCCGCGGTGCGCCGCGCCTGCTACGCCGCGGACCGCACCGGCCACATGATCCTGCAGACGCTGTACCAGAACTGCGTCAAGCAGAACGTCGAGTTCTACAACGAGTTCTACGTGCTCGACCTGCTCACCGACCACGACCTCACCACCGAGGAGCTCGCGGACGGCGCCGAGGTCAACGCCACGGGCGTCGTCGCGTACGACCTGGCGAGCGGCGAGATCCACGTGTTCCAGGCCAAGGCGATCATCTTCGCCACGGGCGGCGCGGGGAAGATCTTCAAGACGACGTCGAACGCCCACACCCTCACCGGTGACGGCATGGCGCTCGCCTACCGCCGCGGCCTGCCGCTCGAGGACATGGAGTTCTTCCAGTTCCACCCGACAGGCCTCGCGGGCCTGGGCATCCTCCTGTCGGAGGCGGCCCGCGGCGAGGGCGGCATCCTGCGCAACGCCGACGGCGAGCGCTTCATGGAGCGCTACGCCCCCACCATCAAGGACCTCGCGCCGCGCGACATCGTCGCCCGGTCGATGGCCAACGAGGTGCGCGAGGGCCGCGGCGCCGGCCCCAACAAGGACTACGTGCTGCTCGACCTGACGCACCTGGAGCCCGCGCACATCGACGCGAAGCTCCCGGACATCACCGAGTTCGCGCGCACCTACCTGGGCGTCGAGCCGTACACCGAGCCCGTGCCCGTCTATCCGACGGCGCACTACGCGATGGGCGGCGTGCCCACCAACGTGCAGGGCGAGGTGCTGCGCGACGGCCACAACGTGGTGCGCGGCCTGTACGCCGCCGGCGAGGTCGCGTGCGTGTCCGTGCACGGGTCCAACCGCCTGGGCACCAACTCGCTGCTCGACATCAACGTGTTCGGCAAGCGGTCCGGCCGCGCCGCCGCCGCGTACGCCAAGACCGTCGAGGCGCACCTGCCGCTGCCGGAGGACCCGGCGGCCGCCGTCGTCGCGCAGCTCGAGGACATGCGCTCGCGGCCCGACGGCGAGCGCGTGGCCGACCTGCGCCGCACGCTCCAGGAGACCATGGACGCCAACGCCCAGGTGTTCCGCACGGGCGAGTCGCTCGGCGAGGCCATCGCCGTCATCAAGGACCTGCAGAAGCGCTACCGGAACGTCTCGGTGCAGGACAAGGGCAAGCTCTTCAACACCGACCTGCTCGAGGCGATCGAGCTGGGCTTCCTGCTCGACATCGCCGAGGTCACGGTGCTCGCGGCGCTCAACCGCAAGGAGTCGCGCGGCGGCCACTACCGCGAGGACTACCCGGACCGCGACGACGTCAACTACATGCTGCACACCATGGCGTACCGCCGCCCGCCGTCGGCCTCCGACGTCGCCGACGGGCACGTCGAGGGCTACTTCGACCATGTGGAGAACCTGGACGGCTACAAGGTCGTGCTCGGCTCCAAGCCCGTGATCCAGACCCGCTACGAGCCGATGGAGCGGAAGTACTGA
- a CDS encoding YhjD/YihY/BrkB family envelope integrity protein: MDLPAPVSRAVERWKDSRLGRTLAWYGARNGPLLCGGIAYSALFSLFAGLTIGWSVFSASLGRNAGLRDAVLDQVDTWVPGLVGDGPKDMISPDKLVLPSALTWATVVAAVVLLVSALGVMGALRSSVRAMFDLPAAGQNPVLARVWQLAGFALLGVGVVASAGASVAAGAVGQVVESWLGGSQAVAWAVRLGGAAVGVALDAVVVVMIITVVGGARPTRRDLVLGSLAAGVVAGALRWLGTTIVVGSAGANRLLAPFAAIVTILVLVNFVARLLLLTCAWMHDPPRRTPAEGA; encoded by the coding sequence GTGGACCTGCCCGCGCCCGTGAGCCGCGCGGTCGAGCGCTGGAAGGACTCCCGCCTCGGCCGGACGCTCGCCTGGTACGGCGCCCGCAACGGCCCGCTGCTGTGCGGCGGGATCGCCTACTCGGCGCTGTTCAGCCTGTTCGCCGGGCTCACGATCGGCTGGTCGGTGTTCTCGGCGTCGCTCGGCCGCAACGCGGGCCTGCGCGACGCCGTCCTCGACCAGGTGGACACCTGGGTCCCGGGGCTCGTCGGCGACGGCCCGAAGGACATGATCAGTCCCGACAAGCTCGTCCTGCCCTCGGCCCTGACTTGGGCGACCGTCGTCGCCGCCGTCGTGCTGCTCGTCTCGGCCCTCGGCGTGATGGGCGCCCTGCGGAGCTCGGTGCGCGCGATGTTCGACCTGCCCGCGGCGGGCCAGAACCCCGTCCTCGCGCGCGTCTGGCAGCTCGCCGGGTTCGCGCTGCTGGGCGTCGGCGTCGTCGCCTCCGCGGGAGCCTCGGTGGCCGCGGGGGCCGTGGGGCAGGTCGTCGAGTCGTGGCTGGGCGGCAGCCAGGCCGTCGCGTGGGCGGTACGGCTGGGCGGCGCCGCCGTCGGGGTCGCCCTCGACGCCGTCGTGGTCGTCATGATCATCACCGTCGTCGGCGGGGCGCGGCCGACGCGACGCGACCTGGTCCTGGGCAGCCTCGCCGCGGGTGTCGTGGCCGGCGCGCTGCGGTGGCTGGGCACCACGATCGTGGTGGGCTCCGCCGGAGCCAACCGCCTGCTGGCCCCGTTCGCCGCGATCGTGACGATCCTGGTCCTGGTCAACTTCGTCGCCCGGCTCCTGCTGCTCACGTGCGCCTGGATGCACGACCCGCCGCGGCGGACGCCGGCTGAGGGGGCGTGA
- a CDS encoding zf-HC2 domain-containing protein yields the protein MSAHLGVWLSPLADGQLPPAQAERALAHVAVCARCASGLAAERAARQALAAATEVSVAADLTERLMALSSTVPPAAGDPLRERPAPAWPVAGDTTVALTGPLAGDVVGSRRGLRRWLGA from the coding sequence GTGAGCGCGCACCTCGGGGTGTGGCTCAGCCCCCTCGCCGACGGCCAGCTCCCGCCCGCCCAGGCCGAGCGGGCGCTCGCGCACGTCGCCGTCTGCGCCCGGTGCGCCTCGGGCCTCGCGGCCGAGCGGGCCGCGCGGCAGGCGCTCGCGGCCGCCACCGAGGTGAGCGTCGCCGCCGACCTGACCGAGCGGCTCATGGCGCTCTCGTCGACCGTCCCGCCCGCCGCGGGGGACCCGCTGCGCGAGCGCCCCGCCCCCGCCTGGCCCGTCGCGGGAGACACCACCGTGGCGCTCACCGGACCGCTCGCGGGCGACGTCGTGGGCTCGCGGCGCGGCCTGCGCCGCTGGCTCGGGGCGTAG
- a CDS encoding Sec-independent protein translocase TatB, giving the protein MFDINGGEFLIIVVLALVLIGPERLPQYAAQLARLVKRVRALAADAKDRVSDELGPELADVDWSKLDPRQYDPRRIVRDALLEDGPILGASRTAAAAAPAARPARTSAVPGGAVPFDPEAT; this is encoded by the coding sequence TTGTTCGACATCAACGGCGGCGAGTTCCTCATCATCGTGGTGCTCGCGCTGGTGCTCATCGGGCCGGAGAGGCTGCCGCAGTACGCCGCGCAGCTCGCGCGCCTGGTCAAGCGCGTGAGGGCGCTGGCGGCGGACGCGAAGGACCGCGTCTCCGACGAGCTGGGACCTGAGCTGGCCGACGTCGACTGGTCGAAGCTCGACCCGCGGCAGTACGACCCGCGGCGCATCGTGCGCGACGCCCTGCTGGAGGACGGGCCGATCCTCGGCGCGTCCCGGACCGCGGCGGCCGCTGCCCCGGCCGCCCGCCCGGCGCGGACCTCCGCCGTCCCGGGCGGCGCGGTGCCCTTCGACCCGGAGGCCACCTGA